A stretch of the Vitis riparia cultivar Riparia Gloire de Montpellier isolate 1030 chromosome 13, EGFV_Vit.rip_1.0, whole genome shotgun sequence genome encodes the following:
- the LOC117928787 gene encoding ADP,ATP carrier protein 1, mitochondrial-like — protein sequence MIDQPQYPTIMQKVAGHLHHSQNIQAFDGRFQQPTLYQRHSAYGNYTNATLQYPMCGATFDPLMVGSNVSPVFVPAPKEKGLAGFAIDFLMGGVSAAVSKTAAAPIERVKLLIQNQDEMIKTGRLSEPYKGIGECFSRTIKDEGFMSLWRGNTANVIRYFPTQALNFAFKDYFKRLFNFKKDRDGYWKWFAGNLASGGAAGASSLLFVYSLDYARTRLANDAKAAKKGGERQFNGLVDVYRKTLKSDGIAGLYRGFNISCVGIIVYRGLYFGMYDSLKPVVLTGSLQDSFFASFALGWLITNGAGLASYPIDTVRRRMMMTSGEAVKYKSSFDAFAQILKNEGAKSLFKGAGANILRAVAGAGVLAGYDKLQVIVFGKKYGSGGA from the exons ATGATTGATCAGCCTCAGTACCCAACTATCATGCAGAAGGTGGCTGGCCATCTGCATCATTCCCAGAACATTCAGGCTTTTGATGGCAGATTCCAACAGCCTACCTTGTATCAGAGACACTCTGCATATGGGAATTACACCAATGCCACATTGCAGTACCCCATGTGCGGAGCTACTTTTGATCCATTGATGGTTGGGTCAAATGTCTCCCCTGTTTTTGTCCCAGCCCCCAAAGAGAAAGGCCTTGCCGGTTTtgccattgatttccttatggGTGGAGTCTCTGCTGCTGTATCCAAAACAGCTGCTGCTCCAATTGAGCGTGTGAAGCTTTTGATCCAGAACCAGGATGAGATGATCAAGACTGGTAGGCTCTCTGAACCTTACAAGGGCATTGGTGAGTGTTTTAGCCGGACAATAAAGGATGAAGGGTTTATGTCACTGTGGAGAGGAAACACTGCTAATGTCATCCGTTACTTCCCCACTCAG GCCTTGAACTTTGCATTCAAGGATTACTTCAAGAGGCTTTTCAATTTCAAGAAAGACAGGGATGGTTACTGGAAATGGTTTGCTGGAAACTTGGCGTCAGGAGGTGCTGCTGGTGCTTCGTCCCTTCTATTTGTTTACTCGCTGGACTATGCCCGAACCCGTCTAGCAAATGATGCAAAGGCTGCAAAGAAGGGAGGAGAGAGACAATTCAATGGCTTGGTTGATGTCTACAGGAAGACCCTGAAGTCTGATGGTATTGCTGGGCTTTACCGTGGATTCAATATTTCATGTGTTGGGATCATTGTTTACCGTGGTCTCTACTTTGGAATGTATGATTCTCTGAAGCCAGTGGTCCTTACTGGAAGTTTGCAG GATAGTTTCTTTGCTAGCTTTGCCCTCGGTTGGCTGATCACAAATGGTGCTGGCCTTGCATCCTACCCAATTGACACGGTTCGTAGAAGAATGATGATGACCTCCGGTGAAGCTGTCAAATACAAGAGCTCCTTTGACGCCTTTGCTCAAATCCTGAAGAATGAGGGTGCCAAGTCTCTCTTCAAGGGTGCTGGTGCTAACATTCTCCGTGCAGTTGCTGGCGCTGGTGTGCTTGCTGGTTATGACAAGTTGCAGGTGATCGTGTTCGGAAAGAAGTATGGATCTGGTGGCGCTTAA